One Curtobacterium herbarum genomic window carries:
- the ftsZ gene encoding cell division protein FtsZ, whose product MTTNHNYLAVIKVVGVGGGGVNAVNRMIELGLRGVEFIAINTDAQALLLSDADVKLDVGREITRGLGAGADPEVGRRAAEDHAEEIEEALAGADMVFVTAGEGGGTGTGGAPVVARIAKSIGALTIGVVTKPFGFEGKRRQSQAENGVASLKDEVDTLIVVPNDRLLEISDRGISMVEAFATADQVLLAGVQGITDLITTPGLINLDFADVKSVMQGAGSALMGIGSSRGADRAIKAAELAVASPLLEASIDGAHGVLLSIQGGSNLGIFEINDAARLVQEAVHPEANIIFGAVIDDTLGDEVRVTVIAAGFDGGEPSQQGHQERRSSYVDPDAGATVPVTTGSSSRIEDSGHSTPSWASQEHEPPAQRAADPAFDDDDELDVPDFLK is encoded by the coding sequence GTGACCACGAACCACAACTACCTCGCCGTCATCAAGGTGGTCGGTGTCGGCGGCGGCGGTGTCAACGCCGTCAACCGCATGATCGAGCTCGGACTCCGCGGCGTCGAGTTCATCGCCATCAACACCGACGCACAGGCGCTCCTCCTCAGCGACGCCGACGTCAAGCTCGACGTGGGACGCGAGATCACCCGCGGCCTCGGAGCCGGCGCCGACCCCGAGGTGGGTCGCCGCGCCGCCGAGGACCACGCGGAGGAGATCGAGGAAGCCCTCGCCGGCGCCGACATGGTCTTCGTCACCGCCGGTGAAGGTGGTGGTACCGGGACCGGTGGCGCCCCCGTCGTCGCGCGCATCGCGAAGTCGATCGGCGCCCTGACCATCGGTGTCGTCACGAAGCCGTTCGGCTTCGAGGGCAAGCGCCGTCAGTCCCAGGCCGAGAACGGCGTCGCGAGCCTCAAGGACGAGGTCGACACGCTCATCGTCGTGCCGAACGACCGCCTGCTCGAGATCTCCGACCGCGGCATCTCGATGGTCGAGGCCTTCGCCACGGCCGACCAGGTGCTCCTCGCCGGTGTCCAGGGCATCACGGACCTCATCACGACCCCGGGCCTGATCAACCTCGACTTCGCCGACGTCAAGAGCGTCATGCAGGGTGCCGGCTCGGCGCTCATGGGCATCGGCTCCTCGCGGGGTGCCGACCGGGCGATCAAGGCGGCCGAGCTCGCCGTCGCGTCGCCGCTGCTCGAGGCCTCGATCGACGGCGCGCACGGTGTGCTGCTGTCGATCCAGGGTGGGTCGAACCTCGGCATCTTCGAGATCAACGACGCGGCCCGCCTCGTGCAGGAAGCCGTGCACCCCGAAGCGAACATCATCTTCGGTGCGGTCATCGACGACACCCTCGGTGACGAGGTCCGCGTCACGGTCATCGCCGCCGGCTTCGACGGTGGCGAGCCGTCGCAGCAGGGGCACCAGGAGCGTCGCTCGAGCTACGTCGACCCGGACGCCGGCGCCACCGTGCCCGTCACCACCGGTTCGTCCAGCCGCATCGAGGACTCCGGCCACTCGACCCCGTCGTGGGCGTCGCAGGAGCACGAGCCGCCGGCGCAGCGCGCCGCCGACCCGGCC